The Thunnus thynnus chromosome 22, fThuThy2.1, whole genome shotgun sequence genome includes a window with the following:
- the LOC137174940 gene encoding early growth response protein 4-like, protein MLLEREDSFMSEFEDACSAWVDSVGSSPSDAADSDVGSPFCQVFSPGTDASDSDFFSDFSDCSSDTLSPSLGYNGSFFTEPETVPAAAGLSSTADAILNMITEIVGICTEMEQQGDADSLRESTPASAAPSPAAASPSPPLFAPSPSVVSSEMSIPPLAAAQQLPAASISHPVVVKSEFVTSSCSSGCGLSAVTGNEALYPASADSLLPLSALEQQVDVADFIDSLLSSEAGLGELKPGCEIKQEPVGLEDWLKSLAAAPVTGGDSSSYVISRPVVKTELVQSGSPPSSLPSSLPSTLDAQLLSSLLQGAFPIVNLSNVHATGAPKLSRGGRRAPAKGLKAKPFPCSVQGCDRRFSRSDELNRHVRIHTGQKPFQCTICARSFSRSDHLTTHTRTHTGEKPFSCDVCGKRFARSDERKRHGRVHVKQQLRAQMMAAYSLALNAPGV, encoded by the exons ATGCTTCTGGAGCGCGAGGACAGCTTCATGTCGGAGTTTGAGGACGCGTGCAGCGCCTGGGTGGACAGCGTGGGCTCGAGCCCCAGCGACGCAGCTGACTCTGACGTGGGATCACCTTTCTGTcaag tttTCTCTCCGGGAACTGACGCCTCTGACTCAGATTTCTTCTCCGACTTCAGCGACTGCTCCTCGGACACGCTCTCGCCCTCCCTCGGCTACAACGGAAGCTTCTTCACCGAGCCGGAGACTGTACCGGCGGCGGCGGGTCTGAGCAGCACCGCGGACGCGATCCTCAACATGATCACAGAGATCGTCGGAATCTGCACCGAGATGGAGCAGCAGGGCGACGCCGACTCTCTCCGCGAGTCCACCCCAGCCTCTGCGGCGCCCTCCCCGGCCGCAGCCTCCCCCTCGCCCCCGCTCTTCGCTCCATCTCCATCCGTGGTTTCCAGCGAGATGAGCATCCCTCCCCTAGCCGCAGCTCAGCAGCTGCCTGCCGCCTCCATTTCACACCCAGTGGTGGTGAAGAGCGAGTTTGTGacctccagctgcagcagcggGTGTGGACTATCTGCAGTGACCGGGAATGAGGCACTCTACCCGGCCAGCGCCGACTCTCTCCTCCCGCTGTCGGCTCTGGAGCAACAGGTGGATGTGGCTGATTTCATCGACTCTCTGTTGAGCTCCGAGGCCGGCCTGGGCGAGCTGAAGCCCGGCTGTGAAATCAAGCAGGAGCCGGTGGGGCTGGAGGACTGGCTGAAGAGCTTAGCGGCTGCTCCGGTTACCGGGGGAGACTCCAGCAGCTACGTCATCAGCAGACCTGTAGTGAAGACGGAGCTCGTGCAGAGCGGGAGCCCCCCCTCCTcgctcccctcctccctcccctctacCCTGGACGCGCAActcctgtcctccctcctgcaggGCGCGTTCCCGATAGTCAACCTCAGCAATGTGCACGCGACAGGAGCCCCCAAACTGTCACGCGGGGGCAGGAGAGCTCCCGCTAAGGGTCTCAAAGCGAAGCCGTTCCCGTGCTCCGTGCAGGGCTGCGACCGCCGCTTCTCGCGCTCGGACGAGCTGAACAGGCACGTGCGCATCCACACAGGACAGAAGCCTTTCCAGTGCACCATCTGCGCGCGCAGCTTCAGCCGCAGCGACCACCTGACcacgcacacgcgcacgcacacggGAGAGAAGCCTTTCTCCTGCGATGTGTGCGGCAAACGCTTCGCGCGCAGCGACGAGAGGAAGAGGCATGGGCGCGTGCACGTCAAGCAACAGCTGCGCGCGCAGATGATGGCCGCATACTCACTGGCCCTGAACGCGCCTGGCGTCTGA